One genomic segment of Streptomyces sp. NBC_00239 includes these proteins:
- a CDS encoding ADP-ribosylglycohydrolase family protein, with amino-acid sequence MDPTDRTDRRNKRAATGSLVGLALGDALGFPTEFSDVPAILAKCGPWREMELPRPAIVTDDTQMTLALARGLRTAMDRGRLGPLRMARPVREEFVDWYHSPENNRAPGRTCMTACMLLDSARPWQEASQTGSKGCGANMRVAPLGLVPGLTGEERAGAAQLQAALTHGHPTALAASDLTARAVFLLAGGTEPTGLVGQLRSYAIEQRGTYHERWLGDLWRHAQDPSAGAYIARGWDDCLDALDRLAKALRTPSPELDPCLATGDGWIAEEALATALHCFLLFPEQPLLALRRAACTAGDSDSIACLAGAFAGAHLGASAWPREWSERIEYRTELIAFGALWDA; translated from the coding sequence ATGGACCCCACCGACCGCACCGACCGCAGGAACAAGCGCGCGGCGACCGGCTCGCTCGTCGGGCTGGCCCTCGGGGACGCCCTCGGCTTCCCCACCGAGTTCAGCGACGTGCCGGCGATCCTCGCCAAGTGCGGCCCCTGGCGCGAGATGGAACTGCCCCGGCCCGCGATCGTCACCGACGACACCCAGATGACCCTCGCGCTCGCCCGCGGCCTGCGCACCGCCATGGACCGCGGCCGGCTCGGCCCGCTGCGGATGGCCCGTCCGGTGCGCGAGGAGTTCGTCGACTGGTACCACTCGCCCGAGAACAACCGGGCCCCCGGCCGCACCTGCATGACCGCCTGCATGCTCCTGGACTCCGCCCGCCCCTGGCAGGAGGCCAGCCAGACCGGCTCGAAGGGCTGCGGGGCCAACATGCGGGTGGCCCCGCTGGGCCTCGTACCCGGCCTGACCGGAGAGGAGCGGGCCGGCGCCGCGCAGCTCCAGGCCGCCCTCACGCACGGCCACCCCACCGCGCTGGCCGCCTCCGACCTCACCGCCCGGGCCGTCTTCCTGCTGGCCGGCGGCACCGAGCCCACCGGCCTGGTCGGGCAGCTGCGCTCGTACGCCATAGAGCAGCGCGGCACCTACCACGAGCGCTGGCTGGGCGACCTGTGGCGGCACGCGCAGGACCCGTCCGCCGGGGCGTACATCGCGCGCGGCTGGGACGACTGCCTGGACGCCCTCGACCGGCTGGCGAAGGCCCTGCGCACCCCGTCGCCCGAACTGGACCCCTGCCTGGCCACGGGGGACGGATGGATCGCCGAGGAAGCCCTCGCCACCGCCCTGCACTGCTTCCTGCTCTTCCCCGAGCAGCCCCTCCTGGCCCTGCGCCGGGCCGCGTGCACGGCGGGCGACTCCGACTCGATCGCCTGCCTCGCCGGCGCCTTCGCGGGCGCCCACCTCGGTGCGTCCGCCTGGCCGCGCGAATGGTCGGAACGGATCGAATACCGCACCGAGCTGATCGCCTTCGGCGCCCTCTGGGACGCTTGA
- a CDS encoding tetratricopeptide repeat protein, producing the protein MTEDALHGGSNSPAGFFGRQRELRGLREDIERTGLDTLTGRKAPRARVLLVAGRPGSGRTALAEEFVREVADDYPDGVLTARLTAPGGERVPTARTARDLLEALGRPTPPGAGEEDLTAALRTALAGRRVLLLLDAAADAQQVDPLLADDPGCLVVVTGEGPLTGIPDVRPCTLGGLDTRAALAMLVRRVGEVRTTVDPRAAEALAEECGGQPAALALIGGWLATHPKASLADVVKQLYGLNEGSTDGGPVTRAFRFVYESLPQPAQRTLRLLPLAPAGVVDSHSASALVGCSVAAAQSTLDDFVRLGLLRPAAAGQYLLPGCLAPLFKELLEAGERPAEVQLARARMLERTVRLLQSCRSAAEAGAEEHDGLDLTREGAEVLPRALRFADRAAAATWLDTRLPALTAAASLAVADGELDTLARRLVAALVRALAAHRGTEAAAPELYGLHGLVLDVAERHGLHRERAAALLNIGDLDAETGRTAEALERYRAALDAGRAAGDHYATGRAMESVGGVHQELGDWHRAADWYGRALSQCLARGERADEVRLYGRLGSVHTYAGRYGEALRSWRAAAAGYRKLADVAGRARALSEMARVQEYAGRPEESLHTCRAAVELARAAGDLRLQAALQVRLADTLDRLGDPAAARLHRSTADRLLEDPAACEIRSGSG; encoded by the coding sequence GTGACGGAAGACGCGCTGCACGGCGGAAGCAACAGCCCGGCCGGGTTCTTCGGGCGGCAGCGGGAACTGCGGGGCCTGCGCGAGGACATCGAGCGCACCGGCCTCGACACCCTCACCGGCCGCAAGGCGCCACGGGCCCGGGTGCTGCTCGTCGCCGGACGCCCCGGCTCCGGACGCACCGCACTCGCCGAGGAGTTCGTCCGAGAGGTCGCCGACGACTACCCGGACGGGGTGCTCACCGCCCGCCTCACCGCCCCCGGCGGCGAACGCGTCCCCACCGCCCGCACCGCCCGCGACCTCCTGGAGGCCCTCGGCCGCCCCACCCCGCCCGGCGCGGGCGAGGAGGACCTGACCGCCGCCCTGCGCACCGCGCTGGCCGGCCGCCGGGTGCTGCTGCTCCTCGACGCCGCCGCCGACGCCCAGCAGGTGGACCCGCTGCTCGCCGACGACCCGGGCTGCCTGGTCGTGGTCACCGGCGAGGGCCCGCTCACCGGCATCCCCGACGTCCGCCCGTGCACCCTGGGCGGCCTGGACACCCGCGCCGCCCTAGCGATGCTGGTCCGGCGGGTCGGGGAGGTGCGGACCACCGTGGACCCGCGGGCCGCCGAGGCGCTCGCCGAGGAGTGCGGCGGCCAGCCCGCCGCGCTCGCCCTGATCGGCGGCTGGCTCGCCACCCACCCGAAGGCCTCCCTGGCCGACGTGGTCAAGCAGCTCTACGGCCTCAACGAAGGATCCACGGACGGCGGCCCGGTCACCCGCGCGTTCCGCTTCGTCTACGAGTCGCTCCCGCAGCCCGCCCAGCGGACCCTGCGGCTGCTGCCGCTGGCCCCCGCGGGCGTCGTCGACTCCCACAGCGCCTCCGCCCTCGTCGGCTGCTCCGTGGCCGCCGCCCAGTCCACCCTCGACGACTTCGTCCGGCTGGGCCTGCTGCGGCCCGCCGCCGCGGGCCAGTACCTGCTGCCCGGCTGCCTCGCCCCGCTCTTCAAGGAACTCCTGGAGGCCGGCGAGCGCCCCGCCGAGGTGCAGCTGGCACGGGCCAGGATGCTGGAGCGGACCGTACGGCTCCTGCAGTCCTGCCGGAGCGCGGCGGAGGCGGGGGCCGAGGAGCACGACGGGCTCGACCTCACCCGGGAGGGCGCCGAGGTGCTGCCGCGGGCCCTCCGCTTCGCCGACCGGGCGGCCGCCGCGACCTGGCTGGACACCCGGCTGCCCGCCCTCACCGCCGCGGCCTCCCTCGCCGTCGCCGACGGCGAGCTGGACACCCTGGCCAGGCGGCTGGTCGCCGCGCTGGTGCGGGCGCTGGCGGCGCACCGCGGCACCGAGGCGGCCGCCCCCGAGCTGTACGGACTGCACGGGCTGGTGCTGGACGTCGCGGAGCGGCACGGGCTGCACCGCGAGCGGGCCGCCGCCCTGCTGAACATCGGCGACCTCGACGCCGAGACCGGCCGCACCGCCGAGGCCCTGGAGCGCTACCGGGCCGCGCTGGACGCCGGACGGGCCGCCGGCGATCACTACGCGACCGGCCGCGCGATGGAATCCGTAGGCGGCGTGCACCAGGAGCTGGGGGACTGGCACCGGGCCGCCGACTGGTACGGGCGCGCCCTGTCACAGTGCCTGGCCCGCGGCGAGCGTGCGGACGAGGTGCGCCTGTACGGGCGGCTCGGCAGCGTGCACACGTACGCGGGACGCTACGGCGAGGCGCTGCGCAGCTGGCGCGCGGCCGCGGCGGGCTACCGGAAGCTCGCCGATGTGGCGGGCCGGGCACGGGCGTTGAGCGAGATGGCCCGGGTCCAGGAGTACGCGGGCCGGCCCGAGGAATCGCTGCACACCTGCCGGGCCGCCGTCGAGCTGGCGCGGGCGGCGGGCGACCTGCGGCTCCAGGCCGCACTCCAGGTGCGGCTGGCCGACACCCTCGACCGGCTGGGGGACCCGGCGGCCGCCCGGCTGCACCGCAGCACTGCTGATCGTCTTCTGGAAGACCCTGCGGCCTGCGAAATCCGTAGTGGTTCCGGCTGA
- a CDS encoding NUDIX hydrolase, with product MPPDAYDPHAFTPFAVTVDLAVFTVREGVLHALMIRRGQAPHAGEWALPGGFVLPRESAETAARRELAEETGLPAPVVEALHLEQLRTYSEPDRDPRMRVVSVAFTALVPDLPEPHGGGDAAHAQWLPAAEPGPPDRPGPPGPPAVGHGRILAFDHDRILADARDRIGAKLEYSCLATAFCPPEFTLGELRQVYETVWGTALDPPNFRRKVLATPGFVEPVPGAARLTGGRGKPAALYRAGPATALHPPLLRPRPEGPV from the coding sequence GTGCCGCCGGACGCCTACGACCCGCACGCCTTCACGCCGTTCGCCGTCACCGTCGACCTCGCCGTCTTCACCGTCCGCGAAGGCGTCCTGCACGCCCTGATGATCCGCCGCGGCCAGGCGCCGCACGCCGGGGAGTGGGCGCTGCCCGGAGGCTTCGTGCTGCCGCGCGAGTCCGCCGAGACCGCGGCCCGGCGCGAGCTCGCCGAGGAGACCGGGCTGCCCGCGCCGGTCGTCGAGGCCCTGCACCTGGAGCAGCTGCGGACCTACAGCGAACCGGACCGGGACCCGCGGATGCGCGTGGTCTCGGTGGCCTTCACCGCCCTCGTGCCCGACCTGCCGGAGCCGCACGGCGGCGGCGACGCCGCGCACGCCCAATGGCTGCCCGCGGCGGAACCCGGCCCGCCCGACCGGCCCGGTCCGCCTGGCCCGCCCGCCGTCGGCCACGGTCGGATCCTGGCCTTCGACCACGACCGGATCCTCGCCGACGCCCGCGACCGGATCGGCGCCAAGCTCGAATACAGCTGCCTCGCCACCGCCTTCTGCCCGCCCGAGTTCACCCTCGGCGAGCTCCGCCAGGTGTACGAGACGGTCTGGGGCACGGCGCTCGACCCGCCCAACTTCCGCCGCAAGGTGCTCGCCACCCCCGGCTTCGTCGAACCGGTGCCCGGCGCCGCCCGCCTCACCGGCGGCCGCGGCAAGCCCGCCGCCCTCTACCGGGCCGGTCCGGCGACCGCCCTCCACCCGCCCCTGCTCCGCCCCCGCCCGGAAGGACCCGTGTGA
- the scpB gene encoding SMC-Scp complex subunit ScpB, whose translation MSEVAELELGPALEAVLMVVDEPATEEHLAKVLERTPREVADALRELADGYAVQGRGFELRLVAGGWRFYTRPRYAAAVEAFVLDGQQARLTQAALETLAVVAYRQPVSRSRVSAVRGVNCDGVMRTLLQRGLVAEAGTEPETGAILYRTTNYFLERMGLRGLDELPELAPFLPEADAIEAETQEGVPSFDPDSPDTDEDDKTTEL comes from the coding sequence ATGAGCGAGGTGGCGGAGCTGGAGCTGGGGCCCGCGCTGGAGGCGGTCCTCATGGTCGTGGACGAACCCGCGACCGAGGAGCACCTGGCCAAGGTGCTGGAGCGCACCCCGCGCGAGGTCGCGGACGCGCTGCGCGAGCTGGCCGACGGGTACGCGGTCCAGGGCCGCGGCTTCGAGCTGCGGCTGGTCGCGGGCGGCTGGCGGTTCTACACCCGGCCGCGGTACGCAGCCGCCGTCGAGGCCTTCGTACTGGACGGCCAGCAGGCCCGGCTGACCCAGGCCGCGCTGGAGACCCTGGCGGTCGTCGCGTACCGGCAGCCGGTCAGCCGTTCGCGGGTCTCCGCGGTCCGCGGAGTGAACTGCGACGGGGTCATGCGGACCCTGCTGCAGCGCGGTCTGGTGGCCGAGGCGGGGACGGAACCCGAAACAGGTGCGATCCTGTACAGGACGACGAACTACTTTCTGGAGCGGATGGGCCTGCGAGGCCTGGACGAGCTCCCGGAGCTCGCGCCCTTCCTCCCCGAGGCGGACGCGATCGAAGCCGAGACGCAAGAGGGTGTTCCGTCGTTCGATCCGGACTCACCGGATACCGATGAAGACGACAAGACGACGGAACTTTGA
- a CDS encoding pseudouridine synthase, with product MRSSGNGNGGGNRNSGGGGGRGNSRGGSSGGSGGGGYRGGGSGSGGGGYRGGGSGGSSGGGGYRGGSGSGGSSGGSRGGSSGGGGYRSGGGGGYQGGGYQGGGSDRDREPAPRIRNPRPEERRYDVGPEGERNGRAGAKAGGGGARGAGDGGRAGGGARGAAARGGAKGGPKTSKTPGIGGAGGPRRGPGSRSGQSRPRELDARIEERVRDRYADKPAMNLPKTFPGAEQEGERLQKVLARAGMGSRRACEELIEQARVEVNGEIVLEQGKRVLPKDEIKVDGLTVATQSYLFFALNKPAGVVSTMEDPDGRQCLGDYVTNRETRLFHIGRLDTETEGIILLTNHGELAHRLTHPKYGVTKTYLAAITGPLPREVGKRLMSGIELEDGYAKADHFRVVDQVGKNYLVEVTLHEGRKHIVRRMLAEAGFPVEKLVRTAFGPIELGDQKSGWLRRLTNTEVGMLMKQVGL from the coding sequence ATGCGAAGCAGCGGTAACGGCAACGGCGGCGGCAACAGGAACAGCGGCGGCGGTGGCGGTCGTGGGAACTCCCGCGGCGGCAGCTCCGGCGGCAGCGGCGGCGGTGGCTACCGCGGTGGCGGCTCCGGCAGCGGTGGCGGCGGCTACCGCGGCGGCGGCTCGGGCGGCAGCTCCGGCGGTGGCGGCTACCGCGGCGGCAGCGGCTCCGGAGGCAGCTCCGGCGGCTCCCGCGGCGGCAGCAGCGGCGGCGGCGGCTACCGCTCCGGCGGCGGTGGCGGCTACCAGGGCGGCGGCTACCAGGGTGGCGGCTCCGACCGCGACCGCGAGCCGGCGCCCCGCATCCGCAACCCCCGCCCCGAGGAGCGCCGCTACGACGTCGGCCCCGAGGGCGAGCGCAACGGCCGCGCCGGCGCCAAGGCGGGCGGCGGCGGTGCCCGCGGCGCGGGTGACGGCGGTCGGGCCGGCGGCGGCGCCCGTGGAGCCGCCGCGCGCGGTGGCGCCAAGGGCGGTCCCAAGACCTCCAAGACCCCCGGCATCGGCGGGGCGGGCGGCCCGCGCCGCGGCCCCGGCAGCCGCAGCGGTCAGTCGCGTCCCCGCGAGCTGGACGCGCGCATCGAGGAGCGCGTGCGCGACCGGTACGCCGACAAGCCCGCGATGAACCTCCCGAAGACCTTCCCGGGCGCCGAGCAGGAAGGCGAGCGCCTGCAGAAGGTCCTCGCCCGCGCCGGCATGGGCTCGCGCCGCGCGTGCGAGGAGCTCATCGAGCAGGCCCGCGTCGAGGTCAACGGCGAGATCGTGCTGGAGCAGGGCAAGCGCGTCCTGCCCAAGGACGAGATCAAGGTCGACGGCCTGACCGTCGCCACCCAGTCGTACCTGTTCTTCGCGCTGAACAAGCCGGCCGGCGTCGTCTCCACCATGGAGGACCCGGACGGCCGCCAGTGCCTGGGCGACTACGTCACCAACCGGGAGACCCGCCTCTTCCACATCGGCCGGCTCGACACCGAGACCGAGGGCATCATCCTGCTCACCAACCACGGCGAGCTGGCCCACCGCCTCACCCACCCGAAGTACGGCGTCACCAAGACGTACCTCGCGGCGATCACCGGCCCGCTGCCGCGCGAGGTGGGCAAGCGCCTCATGTCCGGCATCGAGCTGGAGGACGGCTACGCGAAGGCCGACCACTTCCGCGTCGTCGACCAGGTCGGCAAGAACTACCTGGTCGAGGTGACCCTCCACGAGGGCCGCAAGCACATCGTGCGCCGGATGCTGGCCGAGGCCGGCTTCCCCGTCGAGAAGCTCGTGCGCACCGCCTTCGGTCCGATCGAGCTCGGCGACCAGAAGTCCGGCTGGCTGCGCCGCCTGACCAACACCGAGGTCGGCATGCTGATGAAGCAGGTCGGTCTGTAA
- the ald gene encoding alanine dehydrogenase, translating into MKVGIPREVKNNEFRVAITPAGVHELVRNGHQVFVEQSAGVGSSITDAEYVAAGAEILGTADEVWATADLLLKVKEPIAEEYHRLRKDQTLFTYLHLAASRECTDALLESGTTAIAYETVELANRALPLLAPMSEVAGRLAPQVGAYHLMRSAGGRGILPGGVPGTQAAKAVVIGGGVSGWNAAQIAIGMGFHVTLLDRDINKLREADKVFGTKIQTIVSNAFELEKAVLEADLVIGAVLIPGAKAPKLVTNELVSRMKPGSVLVDIAIDQGGCFEDSRPTTHAEPTFQVHNSVFYCVANMPGAVPNTSTYALTNATLPYIVSLANNGWVEALRRDQALALGLNTHDGQVVYGPVAEAHGLPTLELNTLLG; encoded by the coding sequence GTGAAGGTCGGTATCCCCCGCGAGGTCAAGAACAACGAGTTCCGGGTGGCCATCACCCCCGCCGGCGTGCACGAGCTCGTCCGCAACGGCCACCAGGTCTTCGTCGAGCAGAGCGCCGGCGTCGGCTCCTCGATCACGGACGCGGAGTACGTCGCCGCAGGCGCGGAGATCCTCGGCACCGCCGACGAGGTCTGGGCCACCGCCGACCTCCTCCTGAAGGTCAAGGAGCCGATCGCGGAGGAGTACCACCGTCTCCGCAAGGACCAGACCCTCTTCACGTACCTGCACCTCGCCGCCTCCCGCGAGTGCACGGACGCGCTGCTGGAGTCCGGCACCACCGCCATCGCGTACGAGACGGTCGAGCTCGCCAACCGCGCGCTCCCGCTGCTCGCCCCGATGTCCGAGGTCGCGGGCCGCCTCGCCCCGCAGGTCGGCGCCTACCACCTGATGCGCTCGGCCGGCGGCCGCGGCATCCTGCCCGGCGGCGTCCCCGGTACCCAGGCCGCGAAGGCCGTCGTCATCGGCGGCGGCGTCTCCGGCTGGAACGCCGCGCAGATCGCCATCGGCATGGGCTTCCACGTGACCCTGCTCGACCGCGACATCAACAAGCTCCGCGAGGCCGACAAGGTCTTCGGCACGAAGATCCAGACGATCGTCTCCAACGCCTTCGAGCTGGAGAAGGCCGTGCTCGAGGCCGACCTCGTGATCGGCGCTGTGCTGATCCCGGGTGCGAAGGCCCCGAAGCTGGTCACCAACGAGCTCGTCTCCCGGATGAAGCCCGGAAGTGTCCTTGTCGACATTGCGATCGACCAGGGCGGCTGCTTCGAGGACTCCCGTCCGACCACCCACGCCGAGCCGACCTTCCAGGTCCACAACTCGGTCTTCTACTGCGTCGCCAACATGCCGGGCGCGGTTCCGAACACCTCCACCTACGCCCTCACGAACGCCACGCTGCCCTACATCGTGTCGCTCGCGAACAACGGCTGGGTCGAGGCGCTGCGCCGCGACCAGGCGCTCGCCCTGGGTCTCAACACCCATGACGGCCAGGTCGTTTACGGCCCGGTCGCCGAGGCCCACGGCCTGCCGACCCTGGAGCTGAACACCCTCCTCGGCTGA
- a CDS encoding ParA family protein codes for MNESTFTPGGGQAGTPARGQGPAGLEAVGSVAVRTFANHQHMTTPRKSMDGLDVNSRAGDLSGREPTGFADYENDVPEGHFYDPDAEYEPDPEYAATLAPDAARQRRERIGPTGRPLPYFPIPGPLTDHGPAKIIAMCNQKGGVGKTTSTINLGAALAEYGRRVLLVDFDPQGALSVGLGVNPMELDLTVYNLLMERGMSADEVLLKTAVPNMDLLPSNIDLSAAEVQLVSEVARESTLQRALKPLMADYDYIVIDCQPSLGLLTVNALTAAHKVIVPLECEFFALRGVALLTETIEKVQERLNPELELDGILATMYDSRTVHSREVLARVVEAFDDHVYHTVIGRTVRFPETTVAGEPITTYASNSVGAAAYRQLAREVLARCHAE; via the coding sequence GTGAATGAGTCGACATTTACTCCTGGGGGTGGTCAAGCAGGTACGCCTGCGCGGGGCCAGGGCCCGGCCGGGCTTGAGGCTGTCGGCTCCGTCGCAGTCCGCACCTTCGCAAACCACCAGCACATGACGACGCCCCGAAAGAGCATGGACGGCCTAGACGTGAACTCCAGGGCCGGCGACCTGAGCGGCCGAGAGCCCACCGGTTTCGCCGACTACGAAAACGATGTGCCCGAGGGGCACTTCTACGACCCCGACGCCGAATACGAGCCCGACCCCGAGTACGCGGCCACCCTCGCACCCGACGCTGCCCGCCAGCGCCGCGAGCGGATCGGCCCGACCGGACGGCCGCTGCCGTACTTCCCGATCCCGGGTCCGCTGACCGACCACGGCCCGGCGAAGATCATCGCGATGTGCAACCAGAAGGGCGGCGTGGGCAAGACCACGTCGACCATCAACCTGGGTGCCGCGCTCGCGGAGTACGGACGACGGGTGCTGCTCGTCGACTTCGACCCGCAGGGCGCGCTCTCGGTCGGCCTCGGGGTCAACCCGATGGAACTCGACCTGACGGTCTACAACCTGCTCATGGAGCGGGGCATGTCGGCCGACGAGGTGCTGCTGAAGACGGCGGTCCCCAACATGGACCTGCTGCCCAGCAACATCGACCTCTCCGCCGCCGAAGTGCAGTTGGTGAGCGAGGTCGCGCGCGAGTCGACCCTCCAGCGGGCGCTGAAGCCGCTGATGGCCGACTACGACTACATCGTGATCGACTGTCAGCCTTCCCTCGGCCTGCTGACCGTGAACGCCCTGACGGCGGCTCACAAGGTCATCGTGCCGCTGGAATGCGAGTTCTTCGCGCTGCGCGGTGTGGCCCTGCTGACCGAGACCATCGAGAAGGTCCAGGAGCGCCTCAACCCGGAGCTGGAGCTCGACGGCATCCTCGCCACGATGTACGACTCCCGTACGGTGCACAGCCGCGAGGTGCTGGCGCGCGTCGTCGAGGCCTTCGACGACCACGTCTACCACACGGTCATCGGGCGGACCGTGCGCTTCCCGGAGACCACCGTCGCCGGCGAGCCGATCACGACGTACGCCTCCAACTCCGTCGGCGCCGCCGCGTATCGCCAGCTCGCCAGGGAGGTGCTCGCCCGGTGTCACGCCGAGTGA
- a CDS encoding segregation/condensation protein A yields the protein MPPTDEPTRPARTPRRALGRGPGASSFPVPGVAEEPEAAGVPEAAEESRAAEEPAGGPVAAVRVLEAPESAVAAARPVTAVREPLADRRGPDPEPATGPEPETGPQPEPATGPEPDPEPATEPQPEPATGPEAGDAGAGVVPDGRFTVRLANFEGPFDLLLQLISRHRLDVTEVALHRVTDEFMAHIRAMGADWDLDQTTEFLVVAATLLDLKAARLLPTAEVEDEADLALLEARDLLFARLLQYRAYKRIAEIFEDRLAAEGRRHPRTVGLEEHHAALLPEVVITIGAEGFARLAVQAMQPRAKPQVYVDHIHAPLVSVQEQAGIVVRMLREAAGGVGFRELVEDAPDTLTVVARFLALLELYRERAVLLDQEEALGTLTVRWTGGDGAGDGPLVTDEFDVQVVPEEGA from the coding sequence ATGCCCCCGACCGATGAGCCCACCCGGCCCGCCCGCACCCCGCGACGGGCCCTGGGCCGCGGGCCGGGGGCATCGTCGTTCCCGGTGCCGGGGGTGGCGGAGGAGCCCGAGGCGGCCGGTGTGCCCGAGGCGGCCGAGGAGTCCCGTGCCGCCGAGGAGCCCGCAGGGGGGCCCGTGGCGGCCGTGCGAGTCCTGGAGGCCCCGGAGTCCGCCGTGGCGGCCGCGAGGCCCGTGACGGCCGTACGGGAGCCCCTGGCGGACCGGCGGGGGCCCGATCCCGAGCCCGCAACCGGGCCTGAGCCGGAAACCGGGCCCCAGCCCGAGCCCGCAACCGGGCCTGAGCCCGACCCCGAGCCCGCAACTGAGCCCCAGCCCGAGCCCGCAACCGGGCCCGAGGCCGGTGACGCGGGGGCCGGTGTGGTGCCGGACGGGCGGTTCACCGTGCGGCTCGCGAACTTCGAGGGGCCGTTCGACCTGCTGCTCCAGCTGATCTCGCGGCACCGGCTCGACGTCACCGAGGTCGCCCTGCACCGGGTCACCGACGAGTTCATGGCGCACATCCGGGCCATGGGCGCGGACTGGGACCTCGACCAGACCACCGAGTTCCTCGTGGTCGCCGCGACCCTGCTCGACCTCAAGGCGGCCCGGCTGCTGCCCACCGCCGAGGTCGAGGACGAGGCGGACCTCGCCCTGCTGGAGGCCCGCGACCTGCTGTTCGCGCGGCTCCTGCAGTACCGGGCCTACAAACGCATCGCCGAGATCTTCGAGGACCGGCTGGCCGCCGAGGGCCGGCGCCACCCCCGGACCGTCGGCCTGGAGGAGCACCACGCGGCCCTCCTGCCCGAGGTGGTCATCACCATCGGCGCCGAGGGCTTCGCCCGGCTGGCCGTGCAGGCCATGCAGCCCCGGGCCAAGCCGCAGGTGTACGTCGACCACATCCACGCCCCGCTGGTCAGCGTGCAGGAGCAGGCCGGGATCGTCGTACGGATGCTCCGCGAGGCGGCCGGCGGGGTCGGCTTCCGGGAACTGGTGGAGGACGCCCCCGACACCCTGACCGTGGTGGCCCGCTTCCTGGCCCTGCTGGAGCTCTACCGGGAGCGGGCGGTCCTGCTCGACCAGGAGGAGGCGCTCGGCACCCTCACGGTCCGCTGGACCGGCGGCGACGGGGCCGGGGACGGGCCGCTGGTGACGGACGAATTCGACGTGCAGGTCGTGCCGGAGGAGGGCGCATGA